The Myxococcota bacterium genome has a segment encoding these proteins:
- a CDS encoding phosphocholine cytidylyltransferase family protein, whose amino-acid sequence MKAIILSAGQGRRLLPLTESRPKCLLPVRGSQPVLEVQLRALAACGVEEAVVMVGFGADQVEAFLAGTPIPGIRVRTFYNPFFAQSDNLVTVWLARPEMADEFLILNGDTLFEPAVLEKLLASPPAPLTVTINEKARYDDDDMKVKLAGGRRLQAVGKKLTGPIDGESIGLMRFQGEGGERFREALDAAVRRSAGMSAWYLSVVDALAPSMRIETASITGSWWGEVDSPEDLTVVREGLERLDKQRPARAHASPREERIGRA is encoded by the coding sequence ATGAAGGCGATCATCCTGAGCGCGGGCCAGGGCCGGCGGCTGCTTCCCCTGACGGAGAGCCGCCCGAAGTGCCTGCTGCCCGTGCGCGGCTCCCAGCCGGTCCTCGAGGTCCAGCTGCGGGCCCTCGCGGCATGCGGCGTCGAGGAGGCGGTCGTGATGGTCGGCTTCGGCGCCGACCAGGTCGAGGCGTTCCTCGCCGGGACCCCGATCCCCGGCATCCGCGTCCGCACCTTCTACAACCCGTTCTTCGCGCAGAGCGACAACCTGGTCACCGTCTGGCTCGCGCGCCCCGAGATGGCCGACGAGTTCCTGATCCTGAACGGCGACACGCTGTTCGAGCCGGCCGTGCTCGAGAAGCTGCTCGCGTCGCCGCCCGCGCCGCTCACCGTCACGATCAACGAGAAGGCGCGCTACGACGACGACGACATGAAGGTGAAGCTCGCGGGCGGGCGGCGCCTGCAGGCGGTCGGCAAGAAGCTCACCGGCCCGATCGACGGCGAGTCGATCGGGCTCATGCGCTTCCAGGGCGAGGGCGGCGAGCGCTTCCGCGAAGCCCTCGACGCGGCCGTGCGCCGCAGCGCCGGCATGTCGGCCTGGTACCTGTCGGTCGTCGACGCGCTCGCGCCGTCGATGCGCATCGAGACCGCCTCGATCACGGGCTCGTGGTGGGGCGAGGTCGACTCGCCCGAGGATCTCACCGTCGTGCGCGAGGGGCTCGAGCGGCTCGACAAGCAGCGCCCCGCGCGCGCGCACGCGTCGCCGCGCGAGGAGCGCATCGGCCGCGCCTAA
- a CDS encoding LptF/LptG family permease has protein sequence MRVTETTPRRPRGTLYRYLLREMAVPTLFALLGLTLVILTKDLLGYTELVVNRGFGAGVVAMMAFYQTVPLIGTTLPFATMVGALVALGRLGADLELLVLEACGVSARSLVLPVTLFAAALTGAGLVVSLALGPWASRSLDASLERISLENPGAEVRAGVVNRFGDWKLEAQVANPRGDRLESVLLWMPDVGETVFAQRAALDPEPGGGVRITLENATVLLDPRTSPRKLEFETMTTLLPETDLPLQRDREDRLASLTLRELGSMAAMEGHDDAYMAQQAAIQIHRRFALPLATLVFGFLVMPLFMSRAQFSRSGGGVVGLVATVVYYGLVQLGDGLIQRGLVGIALGAWLPNLVMAALGLAMFARLAGKSAFGRDADRPTQRVKRSVRRAEARGELRTKRFALARYVASRFVQVAAMCFGVLLVAYLLVDVLDRLQWLFRYGATAGEIARFYLARVPLLASRVVPMALLVATALTVSLVAAQGELMGMRACGIPAPRALRPVLVLCVLVAPLFFVLNNEVVPRTNALADYLKTTEIKDLGGVRSAVWYRVGTAIYELGELDADIGHASDVVIYEVGDGFAPRARIDADEAEHIGGGVWRLVNATRVEVTDGGLERRGATPFVQLGEDAGSDVDTMHYPVGELRRRIAELEQGGRDASALRTDLHAKLAAPLACILLPALALLFAVAGPPFPSSTTTLVASVAAFVAYMLLTGVGTSLGYGGALPPAAAGWLATAALGGLLLALGLRLRGFGQSF, from the coding sequence ATGCGCGTGACCGAGACGACTCCCCGCCGCCCTCGGGGAACGCTCTACCGGTACCTGCTGCGCGAGATGGCGGTCCCGACGCTGTTCGCGCTGCTCGGCCTCACGCTCGTGATCCTGACGAAGGACCTGCTCGGGTACACGGAGCTGGTCGTCAACCGCGGCTTCGGCGCCGGCGTCGTCGCGATGATGGCGTTCTATCAGACCGTTCCGCTGATCGGGACGACGCTGCCGTTCGCGACGATGGTGGGCGCGCTCGTCGCTCTCGGGCGGCTCGGTGCCGACCTCGAGCTGCTCGTGCTCGAGGCGTGCGGTGTCTCGGCGCGCTCGCTCGTGCTCCCGGTGACGCTCTTCGCGGCCGCGCTCACGGGCGCCGGGCTCGTCGTGTCGCTCGCGCTCGGGCCGTGGGCGAGCCGCTCGCTCGACGCGTCGCTCGAGCGCATCTCGCTCGAGAACCCGGGCGCCGAGGTGCGGGCGGGCGTCGTGAACCGCTTCGGCGACTGGAAGCTCGAGGCGCAGGTCGCGAACCCGCGCGGCGACCGGCTCGAGAGCGTGCTGCTCTGGATGCCCGACGTCGGCGAGACGGTCTTCGCGCAGCGCGCCGCGCTCGACCCCGAGCCGGGCGGCGGCGTCCGCATCACGCTCGAGAACGCGACCGTCCTGCTCGATCCGCGCACGTCCCCGCGCAAGCTCGAGTTCGAGACGATGACGACGCTCCTGCCCGAGACCGACCTCCCGCTGCAGCGCGACCGCGAGGACCGGCTCGCGAGCCTCACGCTGCGCGAGCTCGGCTCGATGGCCGCGATGGAGGGCCACGACGACGCGTACATGGCGCAGCAGGCGGCGATCCAGATCCACCGCCGCTTCGCGCTGCCGCTCGCGACGCTCGTGTTCGGCTTCCTCGTGATGCCGCTCTTCATGAGCCGCGCGCAGTTCTCGCGCTCGGGCGGCGGCGTCGTCGGCCTCGTCGCGACGGTCGTCTACTACGGCCTCGTGCAGCTCGGCGACGGCCTGATCCAGCGCGGGCTCGTCGGCATCGCGCTCGGAGCGTGGCTCCCGAACCTCGTGATGGCCGCCCTCGGCCTCGCGATGTTCGCGCGGCTCGCGGGCAAGAGCGCGTTCGGGCGCGACGCCGACCGTCCGACGCAGCGCGTGAAGCGCAGCGTGCGGCGTGCGGAGGCGCGCGGCGAGCTGCGCACGAAGCGGTTCGCGCTCGCGCGCTACGTCGCGTCGCGCTTCGTGCAGGTGGCGGCGATGTGCTTCGGCGTGCTGCTCGTCGCCTACCTGCTCGTCGACGTGCTCGACCGCCTGCAGTGGCTCTTCCGGTACGGCGCGACCGCGGGCGAGATCGCGCGCTTCTACCTCGCCCGCGTGCCGCTGCTCGCGTCGCGCGTCGTCCCGATGGCGCTGCTCGTCGCGACCGCGCTCACCGTGAGCCTCGTCGCCGCGCAGGGCGAGCTCATGGGCATGCGCGCGTGCGGCATCCCCGCGCCGCGCGCGCTGCGTCCCGTGCTCGTGCTGTGCGTGCTCGTCGCGCCGCTCTTCTTCGTGCTCAACAACGAGGTCGTGCCCCGCACGAACGCGCTCGCCGACTACCTGAAGACCACCGAGATCAAGGACCTCGGCGGCGTGCGCAGCGCCGTCTGGTACCGCGTCGGCACCGCGATCTACGAGCTCGGCGAGCTCGACGCCGACATCGGGCACGCGAGCGACGTCGTGATCTACGAGGTCGGCGACGGCTTCGCGCCGCGCGCGCGCATCGACGCGGACGAGGCGGAGCACATCGGCGGCGGCGTCTGGCGGCTCGTGAACGCGACGCGCGTCGAGGTGACCGACGGCGGCCTCGAGCGCCGCGGCGCCACGCCCTTCGTGCAGCTCGGCGAGGACGCCGGCTCGGACGTCGACACCATGCACTACCCCGTCGGCGAGCTGCGCCGCCGCATCGCGGAGCTCGAGCAGGGCGGGCGCGACGCGAGCGCGCTGCGCACCGACCTGCACGCGAAGCTCGCCGCGCCGCTCGCGTGCATCCTGCTGCCGGCGCTCGCGCTGCTCTTCGCCGTCGCCGGCCCGCCGTTCCCGAGCTCGACGACGACGCTCGTCGCCAGCGTCGCGGCCTTCGTCGCCTACATGCTGCTCACGGGCGTCGGCACGAGCCTGGGATACGGTGGCGCGCTGCCGCCCGCCGCCGCGGGATGGCTCGCGACGGCGGCTCTCGGCGGGCTGCTGCTCGCGCTCGGGCTGCGGCTGCGCGGCTTCGGCCAGTCGTTCTGA